A part of Cryptococcus neoformans var. neoformans JEC21 chromosome 4 sequence genomic DNA contains:
- a CDS encoding cleavage and polyadenylation specificity factor subunit, putative, which yields MITLTPLSASAAETSPSEPICYLLELDDARILLDMGQRDYRASSQQCSWDYEEAVRDLAPTLSLVLLSHSSSNYLSLYPYARARWGLTCPVYATQPTVEMGRVVCLAEAESWRSECPVDSEKVAADDGSKKPLRGPFVPTVEEIHEAFDWIKAVRYSQPLHLGGDFSHLLLTPFASGHTLGGSLFKIRSPTSGTVLYAVGINHTSERHLDGMVGVQNGPTGYADGVLRPDLLIVEGGRSMVVNPKRKEREAALIDTITSTLESNHSVLLPVDPSPRLLELMILLDQHWTFKRTPKVKQRRYNEPPADLWPYPLCIVSKTAQDMVAFARSLIDWMGGVVKDSAGDMVDVGRGKRARGARMALGSEYGVLDFRHVQFFLNTTDLLQTYPLTRPKLVLAVPPTMSHGPSRFLFTAMANTEGNVIMLTGRSEEQTLARDLYNRWERSQTTGSKWGEGKIGHLTQLEGKLQVEVDSKVPLSGAELEAHVESERLQKEKEAAHKAAVDRSRRMLEADDLESDSDSESEADGHAGDITVRRTEGANAYAGDGEDVRTMSFDIYVKGQQMRSGRGAEMARFRMFPFVERKGRKIDQFGEGLDIGQWMRKGREIAEEGETEEVREAKKRKEEEEEKAKQAPEPPSKYVSEEVGVELKAMIGFVDMEGLHDGQSIKTIISDLQPRKLIIVRSSKESTQNLISFLGSVTGFTRDIFSPSLTEEIKIGEHVQSYSLTLGDSISSALAKKWSDFEGYEVTFVDGKIVLPAGSTIPILETPSLVGPLVKTEAEGDDADDEAKPSAEELAAASAPPISSSAPLPLPTSTFIGDLRLARLKHRLSLLNPPIPAEFAGEGVLVCGPGIAQEAQGAASVVSVRKIGEGKIVLEGCIGRVYVEVRKALYGGLARVDAA from the exons ATGATCACTCTCACGCCGCTCTCTGCCTCTGCGGCCGAAACGTCCCCTTCCGAACCGATATGCTACCTGCTTGAACTTGACGATGCCCGGATATTGTTGGACATGGGACAACGGGACTACCGTGCGAGCTCTCAGCAATGCAGCTGGGACTATGAAGAAGCGGTGCGGGA TTTGGCACCGACTCTGTCTCTCGTTTTGTTGTCTCATTCCTCGTCTAACTACCTCTCTCTCTATCCGTATGCCCGGGCAAGATGGGGTCTCACTTGCCCAGTATATGCCACACAGCCAACGGTAGAGATGGGGCGTGTTGTATGTCTCGCCGAAGCTGAAAGCTGGAGATCAGAGTGTCCTGTAGATTCTGAAAAAGTTGCGGCAGATGACGGGAGTAAGAAGCCTCTTAGGGGCCCGTTCGTCCCTACCGTTGAAGAGATTCATGAGGCTTTTGATTGGATTAAAGCTGTCAGGTATAGTCAGCCCCTACACCTTGGTG GCGATttttcccatcttcttctcacccCTTTCGCCTCTGGGCACACTCTTGGTGGGAGTCTTTTCAAAATACGATCCCCCACATCCGGTACAGTTCTCTATGCCGTTGGCATCAACCACACCAGCGAAAGACATCTGGATGGGATGGTAGGAGTGCAGAATGGGCCTACAGGCTACGCCGACGGAGTCCTGCGTCCCGACCTTTTAATTGTGGAAGGAGGCCGAAGTATGGTTGTCAATCCAAAGCGTAAAGAACGTGAGGCAGCGCTCATAG ATACGATCACTTCTACACTTGAATCAAACCATTCTGTGCTCCTTCCGGTGGACCCATCACCTCGTCTTCTCGAACTTATGATCCTTCTTGATCAGCATTGGACATTCAAACGCACACCAAAAGTCAAGCAACGACGATACAATGAACCGCCCGCCGATCTCTGGCCCTACCCATTGTGCATTGTCAGTAAAACTGCTCAGGATATGGTAGCTTTTGCAAGGAGTCTGATAGACTGGATGGGAGGTGTGGTCAAGGATAGCGCTGGTGAtatggtcgatgttggtagagggaaaagagcaagaggagCACGGATGGCTCTTGGCTCGGAGTATGGAGTGTTGGATTTTCGACACGTCCAGTTCTTTCTAAACACTACCGACTTGCTTCAAACATATCCACTAACGCGTCCCAAGCTCGTCCTTGCCGTACCGCCTACGATGTCTCATGGTCCTTCACGCTTTCTTTTCACAGCGATGGCAAATACAGAAGGAAACGTCATCATGCTTACCGGCCGCAGCGAGGAACAGACGTTGGCAAGGGATCTGTACAACCGTTGGGAGAGATCCCAAACAACAGGAAGCAAGTGGGGAGAGGGTAAAATAGGTCATTTAACTCAACTCGAAGGCAAATTGCAAGTTGAA GTGGATTCCAAGGTTCCCCTCTCTGGTGCCGAGCTTGAGGCACATGTGGAGTCGGAGCGTCTgcaaaaagagaaggaagccGCGCACAAAGCCGCCGTAGACCGTTCTCGACGTATGCTTGAAGCTGATGATTTGGAATCCGATTCGGACTCTGAATCCGAGGCTGACGGCCATGCTGGTGATATAACCGTCAGACGAACCGAGGGTGCCAATGCTTATGCCggtgatggagaggatgtcAGAACCATGAGTTTTGACATCTATGTTAAAGGTCAACAAAtgagaagtggaagaggcgcAGAGATGGCGAGATTCAGAATGTTTCCGTTCGTTGAGCGCAAAGGGCGCAAGATCGACCAGTTTGGTGAAGGTCTTGACATTGGCCAATGGATGCGCAAGGGGCGAGAAATcgctgaagaaggggagacgGAGGAAGTAAGGGAggcgaagaaaaggaaggaagaggaagaggaaaaagcgAAGCAAGCACCGGAACCGCCCAGCAAATATGTGAGCGAAGAGGTGGGGGTTGAATTGAAGGCTATGATCGGTTTCGTAGATATGGAAGGGTTGCATGATGGGCAAAGTATTAAAACCATCATTTCAGACCTGCAACCGCGAAAACTG ATTATCGTGCGGTCATCCAAAGAATCTACGCAGAACCTCATATCCTTCTTAGGCAGCGTGACAGGGTTCACGAGGGACATATTTAGCCCATCGCTAACCGAAGAGATCAAAATTGGTGAACACGTGCAATCCTACTCTCTGACCCTTGGTGACAGCATATCCTCTGCTTTGGCAAAGAAATGGTCTGAC TTCGAGGGATATGAGGTGACCTTCGTGGATGGCAAGATTGTCCTTCCTGCCGGATCCACTATTCCAATCCTCGAAACCCCCTCCCTTGTTGGCCCCTTGGTTAAGACTGAAGcggagggagatgatgcCGACGATGAAGCCAAACCATCGGCCGAAGAACTCGCAGCTGCTTCCGCACCGCCtatctcatcatctgctcCCTTGCCTTTACCAACCTCAACGTTCATCGGGGACCTGCGTCTTGCCCGACTGAAGCATCGGCTATCTCTTCTCAATCCTCCCATACCCGCAGAGTTTGCAGGTGAAGGTGTACTTGTTTGTGGACCCGGCATAGCCCAAGAGGCACAAGGAGCTGCAAGCGTAGTCTCGGTCCGGAAGattggagaaggcaagattGTCTTGGAAGGATGTATAGGTAGAGTGTACGTAGAAGTTAGAAAGGCGTTGTACGGAGGTCTGGCAAGAGTAGATGCTGCGTAA
- a CDS encoding oxidoreductase, putative: protein MLLRPPLFTKLTKTSRLIRPILTTRHFRTTPLTMGDDQPKIITAYPELTDIKAQHQSLPGKDVDMDPLAEFTKLETWDDDGKPYLKEYTGSGKLKGKKAIVTGGDSGIGRAAAQMFAREGADVTIVYLPEEEQDAQRVKKAIEQDGQQCLTIAHDLMQADLAADVVKQHMDKFGKLDILVNNASKQIMSQSIAEIELENVESTFRSNILAMFALTKAAVPHLKRGSTIINTSSVTAFKGSVAMVDYASTKGAIVSYTRSLAVQLAPQGIRVNGVCPGPVYTPLQPASRPPDNMEGWSVGGPPLHGRASMPAEMGPAYVFLASSDANAMTGHFLHLNNGQWLG from the exons ATGCTTCTAAGACCGCCGCTATTCACAAAGCTCACAAAGACTTCCCGTCTCATCCGCCCTATCCTCACCACAAGACATTTCAGAACAACACCACTTACAATGGGAGACGATCAGCCTAAAATCATCACCGCTTACCCC GAGCTTACCGATATCAAAGCCCAGCACCAGAGTCTTCCAGGCAAGGATGTGGACATGGATCCTCTTGCGGAGTTTACCAAACTGGAAACCTGGGACGATGACGGCAAACCATACTTGAAGGAATACACTGGAAGTGGGAAGctgaagggcaagaaggccATCGTTACTGGTGGCGATTCTGGTATTGGCAGAGCTGCAGCCCAAATGTTCGCCCGCGAAGGTGCAGATGTAACCATCGTATACCTTCCTGAGGAGGAACAAGA TGCCCAGCGAGTTAAAAAGGCTATCGAACAAGACGGACAGCAATGTCTTACAATCGCTCATGACCTTATGCAGGCCGACCTCGCAGCAGATGTCGTCAAGCAGCACATGGACAAATTTGGCAAGCTGGATATCCTGGTGAACAATGCCAGTAAGCAAATCATGTCCCAGTCCATCGCAGAAATCGAG CTTGAAAACGTGGAAAGCACATTCAGAAGCAACATTCTTGCCATGTTTGCCCTCACTAAAGCCGCAGTTCCTCATCTCAAGCGAGGATCAACGATCATCAACACCTCTTCTGTTACCGCCTTCAAAGGATCAGTTGCTATGGTCGATTATGCTTCCACCAAGGGAGCCATCGTCTCCTATACCAGGTCATTGGCTGTGCAACTCGCCCCCCAGGGTATCCGGGTAAACGGTGTCTGCCCTGGCCCCGTTTATACTCCTTTGCAGCCAGCTTCTAGGCCTCCTGACAACATGGAGGGATGGTCTGTCGGCGGCCCTCCCTTACACGGTCGAGCTTCTATGCCCGCTGAGATGGGTCCGGCATACG TATTCCTTGCTTCATCTGACGCAAATGCTATGACTGGCCATTTCTTGCACCTCAACAACGGCCAGTGGCTTGGTTAG
- a CDS encoding 116 kda u5 small nuclear ribonucleoprotein component, putative produces MSTEDYDEFGNYIGGDLDSDDESDVSISPAAPPPAAPGPSAGPSASYAPLEGFDEDEAMEDEEPGMAMQLHGVDGSTGQQVVLHEDKKYYATAEETYGPDVEALVQEEDLQPLSEPIVQPIKQKSFTVQEKGLPETRFDRNFMIDLMDHPSMIRNVMVAGHIHHGKTSLLDMLVFETHKMTWDADQQTRYTDTHILSRARGISVKSGPMSLVLQNSKGKSNLINIIDTPGHANFVDEVASIARLTDGVVIVVDVVEGVMHGTEQVIRHAMQEKLKMVLVVNKMDRLILELRLPPSEAFFKIKHTIEEVNSIIASIDPDDSFRHSPERGNVAFSSTQMGWCFTLKTFANMYADTFGSFDIDEFSLRLWGNIYFDSSTRKFTRKPADVESKRSFVHFILEPLYKLYTQVLSADQETLKETLADLQITLKPSVYKMDVRPLLKVVLEAFFGPSVGLIDMITEFLPSPQGGAEAKIRHTYTGPLTSNLADSMISCDPQGPTVVHVTKLYHTADAEHFRAFGRVMSGTVKVGQVVKVLGEGYSLEDEEDMISAIVDGIMIDESRYNVDIERAPAGNLVLLSGVDASISKTATIVSKDVDDDLYIFRPIKHMTASVLKVAVEPVAPSNLPKMLDGLRKVNKSYPLVTTKVEESGEHIILGTGELYMDSVLHDLRKLFSEIEIKVSDPVTKFCETVVETSALKCYAETPNKKNKLTMISEPLEAGIAADIEAGRVSMKMTNKERGKFFESNYQWDLLASRNIWAFGPDENGPNALINDTLPSEVDSKLLSSVKESVKQGFQWGTREGPLCDEPIRGVKFRILDASLAQEPIYRGGGQIIPTARRVCYSSFLLATPRLLEPVYYVEVQAPADCVAAVYTVLSRRRGHVTKDIPKPGSPLYTVKAFIPVLDANGFETDLRTATLGQAFCQMSFDHWSVVPGDPTDSSIQLRPLEPAMGQSLARDLVLKTRRRKGLSDSIAVSKYLEDETIIAISASGNADLLG; encoded by the exons ATGTCCACAGAAGATTACGACG AGTTTGGTAACTATATCGGAGGTGATCTCGACTCCGACGATGAGTCCGACGTCTCCATTTCCCCTGCTGCTCCTCCGCCTGCGGCTCCTGGACCTTCAGCTGGGCCGTCAGCGAGCTATGCTCCTCTTGAAGGTTtcgatgaagacgaggcaatggaagatgaggaacCCGGCATGGCCATGCAGCTCCACGGCGTCGATGGTTCAACAGGCCAACAAGTAGTCCTGCACGAGGATAAAAAGTACTACGCCACTGCTGAGGAGACCTACGGTCCGGATGTTGAGGCGTTGGTACAGGAAGAGGATCTGCAACCTCTTTCTGAACCCATTGTGCAGCCGATCAAACAAAAGTCATTTACCGTACAGGAAAAGGGATTGCCTGAAACTCGGTTTGACCGAAA CTTTATGATTGATTTGATGGATCACCCTTCAATGATCCGAAATGTCATGGTTGCCGGACATATCCATCATGGAAAAACTTCATTGTTAGATATGCTGGTGTTTGAGACCCACAAAATGACTTGGGATGCCGACCAACAG ACTCGATATACTGATACGCACATACTCTCGCGTGCTCGCGGTATTTCCGTTAAATCTGGCCCTATGtctcttgttcttcaaAACTCTAAAGGAAAGTCAAATCTCATCAATATTATCGACACTCCAGGTCACGCCAACTTCGTTGACGAGGTCGCCTCAATTGCCCGGCTTACCGATGGTGTGGTCATTGTGGTGGATGTGGTTGAAGGTGTGATGCACGGCACCGAGCAAGTGATCCGTCACGCAATGCAGGAGAAGTTAAAAATGGTGTTGGTTGTAAACAAGATGGATAGATTGATCTTGGAGTTGCGTTTACCGCCTAGCGAAGCTTTCTTCAAAATAAAGCACACcattgaagaagtcaaCTCTATCATTGC GTCAATCGATCCTGATGACTCCTTCCGTCATTCTCCTGAAAGAGGCAACGTAGCGTTTTCGTCAACGCAGATGGGTTGGTGTTTTACCCTCAAAACATTCGCCAACATGTATGCGGACACTTTTGGCTCTTTCGATATCGATGAGTTTTCTCTCCGATTATGGGGCAACATCTACTTTGACTCTTCCACCCGAAAGTTCACTCGCAAGCCTGCCGACGTCGAGAGCAAGCGTTCATTCGTACACTTTATTTTGGAGCCTTTGTACAAACTCTATACTCAA GTATTGAGTGCAGACCAGGAAACACTGAAAGAAACATTGGCCGATTTGCAGATCACACTCAAACCTTCAGTATACAAGATGGATGTCAGACCCCTGTTGAAGGTCGTGTTGGAGGCATTTTTTGGCCCATCAGTTGGATTGATAGACATGATCACAGAATTTctaccttctcctcaagGAGGCGCTGAAGCGAAA ATACGGCACACGTACACCGGACCTCTCACTTCTAACCTTGCCGATTCTATGATCAGCTGTGACCCCCAAGGACCCACTGTTGTACATGTGACCAAGCTCTACCATACTGCCGATGCCGAACATTTCCGTGCTTTTGGACGTGTCATGAGTGGAACTGTCAAAGTTGGTCAAGTTGTCAAGGTGCTGGGAGAAGGTTACTCTTtagaagacgaagaagatatgATCAGTGCCATTGTGGATGGTATTATGATTGATGAGTCCAG ATATAACGTGGATATTGAACGTGCTCCCGCTGGAAATCTTGTCCTCCTATCTGGCGTTGATGCGTCCATTTCCAAGACTGCTACAATCGTCTCaaaagatgttgatgacGATCTCTATATCTTCCGTCCCATAAAGCACATGACAGCTTCAGTTCTCAAGGTTGCTGTTGAACCTGTTGCCCCGTCCAACCTACCAAAAATGCTTGATGGTCTGCGAAAGGTCAACAAGTCATACCCTCTTGTCACTAccaaggttgaggagagtGGAGAGCACATCATCCTCGGTACAGGAGAGCTATACATGGACTCTGTCTTACATGATTTAAGAAAGTTATTCTCAGAAATAGAGATCAAGGTCTCAGATCCTGTCACCAAGTTCTGTGAAACAGTAGTGGAAACTTCTGCTTTGAAATGCTACGCCGAAACGCCCAACAAGAA GAATAAACTGACCATGATCTCCGAACCGCTCGAGGCCGGGATTGCCGCCGACATTGAGGCTGGCAGAGTCAGCATGAAGATGACCAAtaaagaaagagggaagttCTTTGAGAGCAATTACCAATGGGATCTGCTGGCTTCCAGGAACATCTGGGCCTTTGGGCCGGACGAAAATGGGCCGAACGCGTTGATTAATGACACCCTGCCCTCCGAG GTGGACAGTAAGCTCTTATCGAGCGTCAAGGAAAGCGTGAAGCAGGGCTTCCAGTGGGGTACCCGTGAAGGACCTCTATGTGACGAACCCATTCGCGGTGTCAAATTCCGCATTCTTGATGCCTCTCTCGCACAAGAACCTATCTACCGAGGGGGCGGCCAAATTATCCCAACCGCTCGACGAGTTTGTtactcctccttcctcctggccacccctcgtcttctcgaACCTGTATACTATGTTGAGGTTCAGGCTCCTGCCGATTGCGTCGCCGCTGTGTACACAGTCCTCTCTCGCCGACGTGGCCATGTCACTAAAGACATTCCTAAACCTGGTTCTCCGCTCTACACCGTCAAGGCATTCATTCCTGTGCTCGACGCAAACGGATTTGAAACTGATTTGAGGACCGCAACATTGGGTCAGGCATTCTGTCAAATGAGCTTTGACCACTGGAGTGTTGTGCCTGGAGATCCCACTGACAGCAGCATACAGCTAAGACCTTTGGAACCGGCGATGGGACAGAGTTTAGCTAGGGATTTGGTCCTGAAGACCAGGCGAAGGAAGGGTTTGAGTGACAGTATCGCTGTGAGCAAATacttggaagatgag ACGATCATTGCTATCAGCGCATCTGGTAATGCAGATTTGTTGGGTTAG
- a CDS encoding expressed protein, translating to MPKATRKKKEKKADFVKAKLKLGKGKKQASNTTDTSFKARSIALPGQEALNRALQISEGAGPSEPTTANGLTLEDIFIRLRHPNSVVRKEALGGLREILQVDVSREVGKVLRALGGLVADDDAAVRKGLLGLLDWYLAHLSQSILSPHLPLLVLQASSALSHIFPEIRLDACKLVHLMLQYVPSHVVSSWPYESSNILEGLRLAVGLGGEKGVNSQIGRLTGGAKLVTMKAMREFVRIGLENGMTQKWGGGYLEDRQSSRGKFKVVKEESGLENVQLEGWLVGTRMAKLVGDGDAWELGRLGSLGGKGDEEGVVSVLSQLYIQLHPLLLSTFLENAPTAFSPSMASVTPASEDIPLALCVMTASLTELLADAILTRATPDANTPELRQVKNCISDFHRRMTGWFPFNSRTAPTPSGVTPGFELSLAYARLAVLLSPRPVDLTFTKHSTKRGKEVRWRERVKATEEAWKTMRESERAKGKGKIGQNQWAMEEVADWVVEVLEPKKDVLAPSLTPEAYSALLPIVWALLAQPPCLASDDTDIPSHVGSAFISHLIRQGSTSPIREIGEEFLIALILVHEKKYPILPFYIVPQSPLRPMIKGWFEGIPKTLFELGTKNQSASERLLRFLLVIGSRGEGAYEQPYSLIDPATFPSLTPKLAPFWHLQHPSKGSIPGAWTKFNSGEVKRLGLDVAMVWKQWNGLRLSDAIGRVCGHDQWGSYWRR from the exons ATGCCCAAAGCCacaagaaaaaagaaggaaaaaaaggccGATTTTGTC AAAGCCAAACTCAAACTTGGTAAGGGCAAGAAGCAGGCTTCGAACACCACCGACACATCCTTCAAGGCGAGAT CTATTGCGCTTCCCGGCCAGGAAGCTCTCAATCGAGCGCTTCAAATTTCTGAAGGTGCTGGTCCATCTGAACCAACCACTGCCAATGGTTTGACTCTAGAGGATATCTTTATCCGTCTCAGGCATCCTAATTCCGTTGTTCGGAAGGAGGCATTGGGTGGATTGAGAGAAATATTGCAAGTAGACGTGAGCAGGGAAGTCGGCAAAGTTTTGAGGGCATTGGGAGGATTGGTCGCAGATGATGACGCTGCTGTGAGGAAAGGTTTACTAGGTCTTTTGGATTGGTATCTGGCCCATCTATCCCAA TCGATTCTAtcccctcatcttccccttctcgtTCTTCAAGCATCTTCCGCCCTCTCTCACATTTTCCCCGAGATTAGACTTGATGCCTGCAAGCTAGTACATCTCATGCTCCAATATGTCCCGAGCCATGTTGTCTCTTCTTGGCCCTACGAATCGTCTAACATCCTTGAAGGTCTCCGCCTTGCAGTCGGGCTCGGTGGCGAGAAAGGAGTAAATTCGCAGATCGGACGATTGACAGGCGGTGCAAAACTTGTGACGATGAAAGCAATGCGAGAATTTGTGAGGATAGGATTAGAAAACGGTATGACCCAAAAATGGGGCGGAGGGTATCTGGAGGACAGGCAGAGTAGCAGGGGAAAATTCAAagtggtgaaggaagagtctGGTTTAGAAAATGTACAACTTGAAGGTTGGCTTGTAGGCACCAGAATGGCGAAGCTGGTAGGCGATGGAGATGCCTGGGAGCTCGGAAGGTTGGGATCTCTGGGGGGCAAGGgcgacgaggaaggtgtGGTCAGCGTTCTCTCA CAATTATATATTCAACTGCACCCCCTTCTTTTGTCTACCTTCCTTGAAAACGCCCCTACTGCCTTCTCACCTTCAATGGCTTCAGTTACTCCAGCTTCCGAAGACATACCATTGGCTCTCTGTGTCATGACTGCATCTTTAACCGAGTTGCTCGCCGATGCGATCTTGACCCGCGCAACGCCAGACGCAAATACTCCAGAACTCAGGCAGGTGAAAAACTGCATTTCAGATTTCCATCGACGTATGACTGGGTGGTTTCCTTTCAATTCTCGTACGGCTCCGACACCTTCAGGGGTTACACCAGGCTTTGAACTCTCACTGGCGTACGCTAGACTGGCTGTTCTTCTCTCCCCACGACCTGTCGATTTAACATTTACCAAACACTCAACGAAGCGCGGGAAAGAGGTTCGCTGGAGGGAGAGAGTCAAGGCCACTGAGGAAGCTTGGAAAACGATGAGGGAATCGGAGAGGGCGAAAGGGAAGGGCAAAATTGGGCAGAATCAATGGGCAATGGAGGAGGTAGCGGATTGGGTTGTCGAAGTTCTGGAACCCAAAAAGGATGTCCTTGCACCTTCCCTAACCCCCGAAGCATACTCAGCCCTTTTGCCTATAGTTTGGGCTCTTCTCGCCCAACCACCTTGTCTAGCATCGGATGACACCGACATTCCCTCTCACGTCGGATCTGCTTTTATCTCCCATCTGATCCGCCAAGGATCGACTTCTCCCATCCGTGAAATTGGTGAAGAGTTCCTCATTGCTCTCATTCTCGTGCACGAGAAGAAGTACCCAATTCTGCCTTTTTACATTGTCCCCCAATCACCTTTACGTCCAATGATCAAGGGCTGGTTTGAAGGAATTCCAAAGACTCTTTTTGAATTGGGAACAAAAAACCAGAGTGCGTCTGAAAGGCTCTTACGCTTTCTTCTTGTGATTGGATCACGAGGCGAAGGTGCATATGAGCAACCGTATAGCCTGATTGATCCTGCAACTTTCCCCAGCCTGACACCTAAACTTGCGCCATTTTGGCATCTCCAACACCCTTCAAAGGGCTCGATTCCAGGCGCGTGGACCAAGTTTAACAGTGGAGAGGTGAAACGACTAGGTCTGGACGTAGCCATGGTGTGGAAACAATGGAACGGGCTTAGGCTGAGTGATGCCATCGGAAGGGTCTGCGGTCATGACCAGTGGGGATCCTATTGGAGAAGGTAG